Proteins from a single region of Sphaerochaeta globosa str. Buddy:
- a CDS encoding DUF5655 domain-containing protein yields MTLEHFFQDFPQSFSLFTAVEEALKALGPSTMKVTKSQIAYHYGKPFAYVWVPARYQRGITAPLVISIPLSYRDGTVRWKEVYQVRNHVIMHHKELWSSEDLAQTLLELLQTTYQALRKGRA; encoded by the coding sequence ATGACCCTTGAGCACTTCTTCCAGGACTTTCCCCAATCCTTCTCTCTCTTCACTGCTGTAGAAGAGGCTCTCAAAGCCCTTGGTCCCTCTACCATGAAAGTAACCAAGAGCCAGATCGCCTATCACTATGGCAAGCCGTTTGCCTATGTGTGGGTACCCGCACGCTACCAGCGAGGTATAACTGCACCCTTGGTGATCAGCATCCCGCTCTCCTATCGGGACGGGACCGTACGGTGGAAGGAAGTCTATCAGGTACGCAATCATGTAATCATGCATCATAAGGAACTATGGTCCTCAGAGGACCTGGCTCAGACGCTTCTAGAGTTGCTGCAGACAACCTATCAAGCATTGAGGAAAGGCCGTGCGTAA
- a CDS encoding DUF523 domain-containing protein, which yields MEQKQVVITEKIPIGISLCAMGGPVRYNGKGIDVLSDLGREKNDFIFYPVCPECQAGLGVTRDPVHLSGGNGEQVWSGEAEVKNRSGRLVTKQMKQGSLECLEVLKRSGVKAFIYMDGSPSCGVYRTTLKSTKRGNPPGVFGSLLLDEGFFLIPSSDLQSPLKWWDWRRRLLAFHWFANHPLHSMQELYETWYVLKFLCQELDNTWAREMGRTLASLSKGDFAQFEPTFRAQVLDLLRRPSTTVKITNSLWKHYSHYRKKKGKTVEEINSPDFKRNVTTIAKELTKMERTALEDDFLFGASPVIYRDKSRLRALEEQKESREES from the coding sequence GTGGAGCAAAAACAAGTCGTCATTACCGAGAAGATACCCATCGGCATAAGCTTGTGTGCCATGGGAGGGCCGGTTCGCTATAACGGCAAGGGCATCGATGTTCTCTCTGACTTGGGAAGAGAGAAAAACGACTTTATCTTCTACCCTGTCTGTCCTGAGTGCCAGGCGGGCTTGGGTGTCACCCGCGACCCTGTACACCTTTCAGGAGGAAACGGGGAGCAGGTTTGGAGCGGGGAAGCCGAAGTAAAGAACCGTTCCGGCCGGTTGGTGACCAAGCAGATGAAGCAAGGTTCCCTAGAGTGCCTTGAAGTACTCAAGCGCTCGGGTGTCAAAGCCTTCATCTACATGGATGGCAGCCCTTCCTGCGGGGTATATCGTACAACGCTGAAAAGCACCAAGCGGGGCAACCCTCCCGGAGTCTTCGGCTCGCTTCTGCTTGACGAGGGATTCTTCCTCATTCCTTCCAGTGATCTGCAAAGCCCGCTGAAGTGGTGGGATTGGAGAAGGCGGCTGCTCGCCTTCCATTGGTTTGCTAACCATCCACTACACTCCATGCAGGAACTCTATGAGACTTGGTATGTGCTCAAGTTCCTCTGCCAGGAGTTGGACAACACGTGGGCTAGGGAGATGGGGCGTACCCTTGCATCCCTTTCCAAGGGAGACTTCGCCCAGTTTGAGCCGACATTCAGAGCCCAAGTATTGGATTTGTTGCGTCGTCCTTCCACTACGGTTAAAATCACCAACAGCCTGTGGAAGCACTACTCCCACTACCGAAAGAAGAAGGGCAAGACAGTTGAGGAGATCAACAGCCCGGATTTCAAGCGCAATGTTACCACCATTGCCAAGGAACTAACCAAAATGGAACGCACCGCATTGGAGGACGACTTCCTCTTTGGAGCGAGTCCGGTCATCTACCGGGACAAGAGCCGGCTGAGGGCGCTTGAGGAGCAGAAAGAAAGTCGCGAGGAATCCTAA
- a CDS encoding YibE/F family protein translates to MKLHKVVRERVLIGVLLAFAVVLFLIPTGFERELYSNALGSKARVIAVDNTNLIQKGVVRMGEQVVTVRLLKAPYKNLETNAVNLLGGKLEFDTVYQEGDLAWVLVERGGDGSIVFANMVSLYRVSKELQLLGVFAFLVLMVLGWKGARTLLSFTLAFLLIWKVLIPLCLKGYEPILVALLVGAVLTVSCLLLVAGLTRKAYCAIASSLLCSLVTCLLAMVGTWYFAIHGAVLSWAESLLFAGFGHVNLTKLLQAAIYLSCSGAILDLSIDISAALEEVHLHNPQISRLQLFASGMHIGQSVVGSQTTTLLLAYIGSYLTIMMVYMAQGTPLMSILNSQSVASEILHTLIGSIGLVLVSPLTSAVCSYVYTRIPQHRA, encoded by the coding sequence ATGAAACTACATAAAGTTGTTCGCGAACGGGTTTTGATCGGTGTGTTGCTTGCCTTCGCTGTTGTATTGTTCCTGATTCCTACCGGTTTTGAACGCGAGTTGTACAGTAATGCCTTGGGCAGCAAGGCCCGTGTCATTGCCGTTGACAATACCAATCTCATTCAAAAAGGTGTGGTGAGGATGGGGGAACAGGTTGTAACCGTCCGCTTGCTCAAGGCTCCCTATAAGAATTTGGAAACCAATGCAGTTAACTTGTTGGGGGGCAAACTGGAGTTCGATACCGTCTATCAGGAGGGAGACCTTGCTTGGGTGCTGGTGGAGCGGGGCGGGGACGGCTCGATAGTGTTCGCCAACATGGTAAGTCTTTACCGGGTCTCCAAAGAGTTGCAGTTGCTTGGGGTTTTTGCATTTCTGGTACTCATGGTCTTAGGATGGAAGGGGGCTCGGACGCTGCTCTCCTTTACCCTTGCGTTCCTCTTGATCTGGAAAGTGCTCATCCCTCTCTGCCTGAAGGGGTATGAGCCGATTCTTGTCGCCCTGTTGGTGGGTGCTGTATTGACTGTCTCCTGTTTGCTTTTGGTGGCCGGGCTCACCAGAAAAGCATATTGTGCTATTGCCAGTTCCCTGCTCTGCTCGCTGGTCACCTGTCTTCTTGCCATGGTCGGCACGTGGTACTTTGCCATCCATGGAGCGGTATTGAGCTGGGCTGAATCCCTGCTGTTTGCCGGTTTTGGTCATGTCAATCTGACCAAGCTGCTGCAGGCAGCCATCTACCTCTCTTGCAGCGGGGCAATTCTGGACTTGTCCATCGATATCAGCGCAGCCTTGGAGGAAGTGCATCTGCACAATCCTCAAATTAGCCGGCTGCAGTTGTTTGCTAGCGGTATGCATATCGGCCAATCGGTAGTGGGCAGTCAGACCACCACCTTGCTGCTTGCCTATATCGGCAGCTATTTGACGATCATGATGGTCTATATGGCCCAAGGGACCCCGCTGATGAGCATTCTCAACTCCCAAAGTGTAGCCTCTGAGATCCTGCATACTCTCATCGGCTCCATCGGACTGGTACTGGTAAGTCCCTTGACTTCAGCAGTGTGCTCTTACGTGTATACGAGAATCCCGCAGCACAGAGCTTAG
- a CDS encoding alkaline phosphatase has translation MRKHLLMVLLLAAAVMAGLSAQAAGEIQGSSAMPVQAQPKYVFMFIGDGMSHVQINAAQVLKGSNEKGKLSLKPLTFTSFPVLGLQTTYDATSFCPDSASTATSLSSGYKTHSGTLGLGIDKQMLGKTIAEQVKEQKGWKVGIVSTVTLNHATPAAYYAHVPSRNSYYDIGLQMVQSGFDYFGGGAINKADDGGKKSIYTLLEEAGYLVTDDADQIRNLSSASGKVYAQSPRLQDSGSMPYALDMGFEDIGLELFVQKGIEVLDNPNGFFMMVESGKIDWACHANDAAAEIYDLLAFDKSIDVALAFAQKHPEETLIVVTGDHETGGMTIGYAGTGYSTAFDILDAQKLSYIAFDEKFTALQKQNPSLRFEQAMALVEADFGLVAPGKNTANKALVLSALEYSKLEASFKQAMLPSKQRDGSDQAYLLYGGYNPFSVTLTHILNNKAGIGWTSYSHTGTPVGVYAYGSGSELFSGSYDNTEVYAKLKQLTGIV, from the coding sequence ATGAGAAAACATTTACTGATGGTTTTGCTGCTTGCAGCAGCAGTCATGGCAGGTCTCTCGGCACAAGCCGCGGGAGAAATTCAGGGTAGCAGTGCAATGCCTGTACAAGCACAGCCCAAGTACGTATTCATGTTCATCGGTGATGGTATGAGCCATGTGCAAATCAATGCTGCACAGGTTTTGAAGGGCAGCAATGAGAAGGGAAAGCTCTCCCTCAAGCCTCTTACCTTTACTTCATTCCCGGTTCTTGGTTTGCAGACCACCTACGATGCAACATCCTTCTGTCCCGATTCAGCTTCCACCGCAACTTCGCTTTCCAGCGGGTACAAGACGCATAGTGGAACGCTCGGACTGGGCATCGACAAGCAGATGCTTGGCAAGACCATTGCAGAACAGGTAAAAGAGCAGAAGGGCTGGAAGGTGGGTATAGTATCCACTGTCACCCTCAACCATGCCACCCCTGCTGCCTATTATGCCCACGTACCTTCACGCAATAGTTACTACGACATCGGCCTACAGATGGTACAAAGCGGGTTCGACTACTTTGGAGGTGGAGCGATCAACAAGGCTGACGATGGTGGCAAGAAGAGCATCTATACGTTGCTTGAGGAAGCAGGCTACCTGGTTACCGACGATGCGGACCAAATACGCAACCTCAGCTCAGCAAGCGGCAAGGTCTATGCCCAAAGCCCAAGGCTCCAGGACAGCGGTTCAATGCCCTATGCACTGGACATGGGCTTTGAGGATATCGGCCTTGAGCTGTTTGTACAGAAAGGAATCGAGGTGTTGGACAATCCCAATGGGTTTTTCATGATGGTGGAGTCAGGCAAGATCGACTGGGCTTGCCACGCCAACGATGCCGCCGCCGAAATCTACGATCTGCTTGCTTTTGATAAATCCATCGATGTTGCACTCGCCTTTGCCCAAAAGCACCCAGAAGAGACCTTGATTGTGGTGACCGGCGACCATGAGACCGGTGGTATGACCATCGGCTATGCCGGTACGGGATACTCCACAGCGTTCGATATCCTGGATGCTCAGAAGCTCTCCTATATCGCCTTCGATGAGAAGTTTACTGCACTGCAGAAACAGAATCCCAGTCTGCGATTCGAACAGGCTATGGCCTTGGTGGAAGCAGACTTTGGCTTGGTGGCACCTGGTAAAAACACAGCCAACAAAGCTTTGGTGCTTTCAGCTCTTGAGTATTCCAAGCTTGAAGCATCGTTCAAGCAGGCGATGCTGCCCTCCAAGCAGAGAGACGGCAGTGACCAAGCCTACTTGCTCTATGGTGGATACAATCCATTCTCCGTCACCCTGACGCACATCCTGAACAACAAGGCAGGTATCGGTTGGACCAGTTATTCTCACACCGGAACTCCGGTAGGAGTGTATGCCTATGGAAGCGGCAGCGAGCTTTTTAGTGGTTCCTATGACAACACCGAGGTGTATGCCAAGTTGAAGCAACTGACTGGTATTGTGTAA
- a CDS encoding HNH endonuclease signature motif containing protein, which yields MYEFPILNKRTRKREFSLYTDEQRSSVVYYWLFSRKGFRELDALCLGLDGLVSHGWQSMGIAHYLGLDDTHHGFFEQAQPSYALTTLLSHTDSDPAYTLIYCYLRDWFIEHPASDALTEDLVKEKDPDYHTDHVEASYWIKETLLTKAPQKSIDQKLLSLLSTNSHDQTVKIGTKRYYYSNGALKEAVKCLYDFQCQVCGTRIYRPGWVKTLSREQQWNYLNADAHHIQPLYQNGPDSLSNLLCLCPSCHRRFHTKEFILLEHNSKIGCEDQVLQRSWEVLAKHPILLTIS from the coding sequence ATGTATGAGTTTCCTATCCTGAACAAGCGAACACGAAAACGTGAATTCTCCCTCTATACCGACGAACAACGCTCATCGGTTGTGTACTACTGGCTCTTCAGCAGAAAAGGGTTTCGAGAGCTTGATGCGCTTTGCCTTGGCCTTGATGGTTTGGTCAGCCATGGCTGGCAGTCGATGGGTATCGCCCATTACCTAGGCTTGGACGACACCCATCATGGCTTCTTCGAACAGGCCCAACCCTCGTATGCACTGACCACCCTGCTCTCCCATACCGATTCCGACCCTGCCTATACCCTTATTTATTGCTATCTACGGGACTGGTTTATCGAGCATCCGGCATCGGATGCCCTTACTGAAGACCTGGTAAAAGAGAAGGATCCAGACTACCATACCGACCATGTTGAAGCTTCCTACTGGATTAAGGAGACACTTCTGACTAAGGCTCCCCAGAAAAGCATCGATCAGAAGTTGCTCAGCCTTCTCTCTACTAATTCTCATGATCAGACCGTGAAGATAGGAACCAAGCGTTATTACTACAGCAACGGTGCACTGAAGGAAGCGGTCAAATGCCTGTATGATTTTCAGTGCCAAGTCTGCGGGACACGAATCTATCGTCCCGGTTGGGTCAAGACCTTGAGCCGAGAACAGCAGTGGAACTACCTCAATGCCGATGCCCATCACATCCAGCCGCTCTATCAAAATGGCCCCGACTCTCTCTCAAATTTACTATGTCTCTGCCCTTCCTGCCACCGCAGGTTTCACACCAAAGAGTTTATTTTGCTCGAGCACAATAGCAAAATTGGGTGTGAAGACCAGGTACTGCAAAGGAGTTGGGAAGTGCTTGCCAAGCATCCAATCCTGCTCACTATTTCATAG